A stretch of the Zeugodacus cucurbitae isolate PBARC_wt_2022May chromosome 6, idZeuCucr1.2, whole genome shotgun sequence genome encodes the following:
- the LOC105212161 gene encoding protein lifeguard 1 yields the protein MSRQQLLYKMQRRDLESLTFEDFDDKYVRHAFITKVFGIIAVQLMVTFAIIFTCIYVDEIQDFLADHHWLMWVALGAVFVIMIPIACCEGVRRSFPLNFILLILFTLAESFLLSFLAIKYSPDTVLYALGITTLVVLVLTVFAMQTAIDFTSCGAILLVGSIILLIIGLVAIFVPSRTLMIVYCSIGIVVFSFYLIFDIQMMLGGNHRYQISPEDYIFAALSIYIDIVTLFMYILSLMGLIDS from the exons ATGAGCCGCCAGCAGttattatacaaaatgcaaagacgCGATTTAGAAAGTTTGACTTTTGAAGATTTCGACGACAAATACGTGCGTCATGCCTTCATCACTAAGGTGTTCGGTATTATAGCG gTTCAACTCATGGTAACGTTCGCAATTATCTTCACATGCATTTACGTAGATGAGATACAGGATTTCCTAGCGGATCATCATTGGCTGATGTGGGTGGCATTGGGTGCCGTTTTTGTCATCATGATACCGATCGCATGCTGTGAAGGCGTTCGTCGCAGCTTTCCCTTAAACTTTATACTACTAATACTATTTACATTGGCCGAGTCATTTTTGCTTAGTTTTCTTGCCATTAAATACTCACCCGATACG GTTCTCTATGCGCTCGGTATAACGACGCTCGTCGTTCTTGTGCTCACCGTTTTTGCGATGCAAACCGCCATAGACTTCACCTCTTGCGGTGCCATACTCTTAGTGGGCTcgattattttgcttattatcgGACTCGTAGCGATATTTGTGCCTTCACGTACGCTGATGATAGTTTACTGCTCGATTGGTATTGTCGTCTTCTCCTTCTACCTGATCTTTGACATACAAATGATGTTGGGTGGTAACCATCGGTACCAGATTAGTCCAGAGGATTATATATTTGCAGCGCTTAGTATATACATCGATATTGTCACACTATTCATGTATATACTAAGCCTAATGGGCCTGATAgacagttaa
- the LOC105212162 gene encoding beta-alanine transporter, protein MDFDEVLKEVGSFGLYQKIIICSVLLPAALPCAFHAYSQLFIAASPKHWCRVPELEPWAQDYGMLVKNLSIPLGVSNNSAEYESCIMYNRNYSDIVRYMEYRTPIELQQDKVWQIGNPGLAQLQPCQHGWYYDRTMYTSTVVTEWNLVCERSYLVTLALVLFGVGGLIGNYVFGYLQDMWGRRPSFYVYLIIEIVACAASAFAWNYYSWLGMRFVVGLTVPAILASPYVLAIELVGPDRRVFCTIVSNIAYSCGLVLLAGIVYLIRDWRFLTLTVSLPLLLLFSCYFVLPESPRWLIAVGKTREAARILKTIARVNGHNIPPDFVKIVQQKLQQTEAAIRSESDASYGILDLFRTTNMRRKTLIITLIWFANTSVYVGLSYYAPALGGDEIWNFFLAGVVELPTYFMLWPGLSYFGRRWILCISMLVGGVACVLTLLYDEQPEVMLLLYCVGKMGISSAFVVLPLLASELYPTVVRGLGMSFSSVVAMIGPIVIPIINHMGQRMLVLPLIIMGILLIIGGLASLFLPETRGKNLPQTIEEGEAVPLRFFNCGCCCCCTKTPRSPDLNNSALVAKYKRQREREQIGRGRRQQITVCSICKNEIKET, encoded by the exons ATGGATTTCGATGAAGTACTTAAAGAGGTGGGATCCTTTGGCTTgtaccaaaaaattattatttgttcggTGCTGTTGCCTGCCGCGCTACCATGTGCCTTCCATGCCTACAG CCAATTATTTATCGCAGCGTCGCCGAAACACTGGTGCCGTGTACCCGAACTAGAACCATGGGCGCAGGATTATGGAATGTTGGTGAAAAATCTTAGCATACCGTTGGGTGTTTCAAATAACAGCGCAGAATACGAGAGTTGCATAATGTACAATCGTAATTACTCGGATATAGTGCGGTATATGGAATATCGTACGCCCATAGAGTTGCAACAGGATAAGGTGTGGCAAATTGGTAATCCCGGGCTTGCGCAGTTACAACCATGTCAACATGGTTGGTATTACGATCGTACCATGTACACCAGCACAGTGGTCACAGAG tgGAACCTGGTTTGTGAGCGGAGCTACTTGGTCACGCTTGCTTTGGTTTTGTTTGGTGTTGGTGGTTTGATCGGGAACTATGTGTTCGGCTATTTGCAAGACATGTGGGGTCGACGTCCCTCtttttatgtatatcttattaTAGAAATTGTTGCATGTGCAGCTAGCGCTTTCGCATGGAACTACTACTCGTGGTTGGGTATGCGCTTCGTCGTGGGTCTTACCGTGCCCGCCATACTTGCGAGTCCATATGTTTTAG CTATTGAACTGGTTGGTCCTGACAGACGTGTCTTCTGTACAATTGTCTCCAATATTGCATACTCGTGTGGCCTGGTACTACTAGCTGGTATAGTCTATCTTATACGGGATTGGCGCTTTCTCACACTGACCGTCTCACTCCCTCTGTTATTGCTTTTTTCCTGCTACTTTGTGCTACCCGAGTCGCCACGTTGGCTGATCGCAGTGGGTAAAACGCGAGAAGCGGCACGTATTTTGAAAACTATAGCTCGGGTCAACGGTCATAATATTCCGCCAGATTTCGTAAAAATTGTCCAACAGAAATTGCAACAAACAGAAGCGGCAATTCGGAGCGAATCGGATGCATCTTATGGCATTTTGGATTTGTTTCGCACCACAAATATGCGTCGCAAAACTTTAATTATTACACTTATTTGGTTTGCAAACACCAGTGTCTATGTCGGGTTAAGCTATTATGCACCGGCTTTGGGTGGCGATGAAATATGGAACTTTTTTCTAGCCGGGGTTGTAGAATTGCCCACATACTTTATGCTATGGCCAGGTTTGAGCTACTTCGGGCGGCGCTGGATTCTTTGCATTTCTATGTTAGTGGGTGGCGTCGCATGTGTGCTGACGTTGTTGTATGATGAGCAGCCGGAAGTAATGTTGTTGCTATACTGTGTCGGCAAGATGGGAATTTCGTCGGCATTTGTTGTGCTTCCGCTTCTCGCCTCTGAGCTCTACCCAACCGTGGTGCGTGGCTTGGGCATGAGCTTCAGTTCGGTTGTTGCTATGATCGGACCTATTGTAATACCCATTATTAATCACATG GGTCAACGTATGCTTGTATTACCGTTAATTATAATGGGTATTCTTTTAATAATCGGTGGTTTGGCTAGCCTGTTTTTACCGGAAACGCGAGGTAAAAATTTACCGCAGACCATTGAAGAAGGTGAGGCGGTGCCCTTGAGATTTTTCAattgtggttgctgttgttgttgtacaaaaacCCCACGTAGTCCTGATCTGAATAACTCGGCTCTAGTGGCGAAATATAAGAGACAGCGTGAGCGAGAGCAAATTGGGCGAGGACGACGGCAACAAATCACAGTTTGCAGTATTTGCAAGAACGAAATCAAGGAAACGTGA